The following are encoded together in the Hemiscyllium ocellatum isolate sHemOce1 chromosome 27 unlocalized genomic scaffold, sHemOce1.pat.X.cur. SUPER_27_unloc_28, whole genome shotgun sequence genome:
- the LOC132807962 gene encoding zinc finger protein 239-like: protein MENPEESRPVEKPWKCGDCGKGFRVPSALEIHQRSHTRERPFSCTECRKGFTQASTLLRHQQVHTGERPFSCPECRKGFTQASSMLRHQRHHTGEGPFRCPECGKGFTRASILLTHQRVHTGERPFPCPECGKAFSNSSHLLTHRRVHTRESPFSCPECGKRFSQVGTLRKHQLLHTRERPFSCPECWKAFSDSSALLRHQLVHTGEWPFRCPECGKGFSNSSNLQTHRRVHTGERPFSCPECGKAFSDSSNLQTHRRVHTGDRPFSCLKCRKAFTCSSLLRRHQRVHLSSQGFEGTMA, encoded by the coding sequence atggagaatCCCGAGGAATCTcgccctgtggagaaaccatggaagtgtggcgactgtggaaaaggcttccgtgtcccgtctgccctggagattcatcagcgcagtcacaccagggagaggccattctcctgcacGGAGTGCAGGAAGGGttttacccaggcctccaccctgctgaggcaccagcaggtccacacgggggagaggccattctcctgccccgagtgcaggaagggctttacccaggcttcctccatgctgaggcaccagcggcaCCACACGGGGGAGGGGCCATTCAggtgccctgagtgtgggaagggctttacccgggCCTCCATCCTGCTGactcaccagcgggtccacactggagagaggccattcccctgccccgaatgcgggaaggccttcagcaattcctcccaccTTCTGACCCACCGGCGTGTCCACACGCGGGAGAGTCCCTTCAGctgtcccgagtgtgggaagagattcagtCAAGTGGGCACCTTGCGGAAGCACCAGCTgctccacaccagggagaggcccttcagctgccccgagtgctggAAAGCTTTCagcgattcctctgccctgctgaggcaTCAGCTAGTCCATACCGGGGAGTGGCCTTTCAggtgccccgagtgcgggaagggctttagcAATTCCTCTAATCTCCAGACCCACcgacgggtccacacgggggagagacccttcagttgtcccgagtgcgggaaggccttcagcgattcctctaaTCTTCAGACCCACCGGCGGGTTCACACGGGGGATAGGCCCTTCAGTTGCCtcaagtgcaggaaggccttcacctgctcctccctcctgcggaggcaccagcgagttcattTGTCATCGCAGGGGTTTGAAGGAACGATGGCCTAG